In Pseudomonadota bacterium, the sequence TGCATCTGCAGGGTTCGACGCATGTAATCCCGGTAGGCGTCATCGACAAAACATTGCACAACCGGCAGTTTCTTCACCTCGTTTTCAGAAAGCGAAAGAAACCCTTCCCGCGCCACCTTGCCGGTAATTTCCCGCGACAGATTGAGCCCGACCATCGGTATTCGGTATTTCCGGGCGTAGTCGAAAATTGCCCGATACTTGTCCCACCATTTCCAGTTTTCATTGAAAACAGCCTTGAACTTCCCGGGACTGATCTTTCCGCTGCTCCAGCCGTCAAGGGTCTCCTGACTGTCCGCCCTGAACATTTCCAGACCGATGACCGGCTCGACTCCGGCCTTCCGCAAGGCCTGGATAATTTCCAGCTGAGCCCGGTGATGCGAGAGGTTGTCGTGGCTCTCACCGATAAAGATCACCCTCGCATCCAGCAGATCCCTGACCAGTTCCGTCAGGGTCACATACCTGCCATCCTCAAGACGGAGGGTATGGGCTTCGGCGGTAACTCCTGCGGAAACAAGAGCGAACATCAGAGTCAGGATCGTTACAATGGCTCGAGGCATATCTTTCCTTTGGTTTTTTTTCGGAGGCCTCTTAAAGCATACCAGAAAAGGGGTCATGATTAAATCGTCCTTTCTCCGTAACCAGCAATCATGAAGTATGATCCCCCGTTTTCCCGGGATCGCTTGCCAAAAGAGAGCCAA encodes:
- a CDS encoding ChaN family lipoprotein; the protein is MPRAIVTILTLMFALVSAGVTAEAHTLRLEDGRYVTLTELVRDLLDARVIFIGESHDNLSHHRAQLEIIQALRKAGVEPVIGLEMFRADSQETLDGWSSGKISPGKFKAVFNENWKWWDKYRAIFDYARKYRIPMVGLNLSREITGKVAREGFLSLSENEVKKLPVVQCFVDDAYRDYMRRTLQMHNLEGNDFEYFCEAQLLWDKVMAKHISDYLAANPNRKIVVLAGSGHAWKHGIPEQLKNNGEIGWRVILPEVPGQIQRDSVTFENADYLLLGVREGAFH